GTAGCGCATGTGGGCCGTGCTCCAGGCGGTGGTCTCCGTGTAACGGTAGCCGTTGCGCAAAAGGAAGGCTTTGAGCTGGTAACGTCCGCTGCGCAGATCCTGCACCGCATCGGTGCGGGCGCGACAGAGGTCGCGGATCGCTTCGTCGCGCTCATCCGGCACATGCACGGCGGTGAGTTCGCCTGCACGGTGGAGACGTGCCAGCATGCGGGCGTCACGCCGGTCTGTCTTGATCTTGTCACCCGATCCTTTGGGAGTCAGTGACGGCGCGATGACATCGCAGGCGATGCCTTTTTTCTTCAGATGGCGTGCCAGCACGAAGCCGCAGGGACCTGCCTCATAGCAGACACGCAGTTCTTTGCCAGGATGCCCCAGCTTGTGCAGTAGCTTATCGACACTGGCAGGTCGCTGGAGATCACTCCATAGTTCCTGACTTCTCCTTCGCGCCCAGCCTCGGCGATGGCGACGGCCATGTTTTCGGCATGGACATCGAGTCCCAAATACAATACTTCTTGGCTCATCAGATGTGGTGTGTTGGTTGCTCATTCATTGGTTCGTCCGGCAGCGGCTCAACACCGCTCCCCGAACGTGCGGATAGGCCTCGCCAGAGGCAGCCCGCGAAACACATGCAGCCAGCACACCACGCCTTTTTCAAGCCAACGTGCTGCGCTTCCAACCTGCTCGCGCAAACCGGGCCGCAGCCATAAAGTCTAGGCCAACTTCGCAGCGTCACCCGAGTAGCCATGAAGAAGATTCTCCGCATCATAGGCTGGTTGTCGCTCGCTCTGGTTCTAGGTGCATCCTGCTTCTTCGGGTGGCTCATGTATGATTTTCACGAGAGCGGTAAGGCTGACGTTTGGAGCACAGACTCTGCACCAGATGCCGCCATACTGTCGAAGTTCGCAGAGTGAGGCTACCCTTCTACGATCTTCCGTGTTGTGAGACACGGAGTTTCATCACGATGGAACGGAGATGGAGAGGATTTGACCATTTACTGCTTTCCCACCGCAGACTTGCCACGGATGAAGCTGATATTTGGTCGTGACACAGTTTGGGTTGATGGTCTACCATCTGAAGTGGCTGGAGATTGTATCTGCGAGAGCATGCACCGAAGGACTTGAGCATTGGTGACTCCCCAAATAGCAGCGATTACATCCACATTCGCTACGACTCAGGCTACATTGGCCGCACCATTATTGATATTCGACGAGGCATTAGCTACGAGTATCGCTTTCGATCCTAGACCACGACCATGACCACCGACGAACCAAGGCCGAACAAGGCACTGGAGGCAACCGCTGGGGATTGCTGCCGTATTTGCTCACTTTTGACTCCAATCCTCCCCGCCTATTCGACGTCCACCGCCTCCCCAGCAGTCGGCACAGCTTAGACGTTCGGCCGAGAACGGAGTCCTGGGCTTTCCACATGATCAGGCGCTTTCTGAAGCTTCTAAGATTCGCTGCAACCATCTCGTTAGCATCTACATACATCGCATGACATGAAACGATCTCTTCTTCGAATAATCTGTCTATTGTCTGTCATATGCGGCTTAGTGGCGCTGGTTCATTCACGCAGGACACGTTCGAACGCTGCCCCTCTGAACTCACCCGCAGCGACGATGATTGCGCCTCAGAAGGATGGCGCTGGTGCTTACCCACTCCTTGTCTCAAGCCTGCTTGCCGGTGATGTCACCGAATTTAAGCCCGCAGATGTTCGGAAATGGGGAAACGTTACGGAAGAGACTGTGGATGGCATCCGCCAGTGGCGTGTGGACCTGGTTTACGAGTTGACCACGGCGTTTGGGCCGTTTGACGTGACCGCCAGCGCCTATGTGAAAGATGGAAAGGTTCTGAGGTGGATTTATACAGGTTCTGGCGAAGTCATCCCCTGACCACCGACCTACATAAAAATGGAGGGCCGAACGAAACGGATGCAGGCAACGGCTCGAAGGCTATCTGTCGCGTCAGCAACGTCTTGCGCTCGCCGTCGCCTGATCCGAGACGTTCGCCCAAGAAAATGAGTCCGCCATGAAACCAGAAGGGACCATCGCCCATTTGCTGTGCTTGATCCTCGCGGGCATTGCCATGATACCGTCCGCTTGGTTTGCTCTCTCCTCGATACTTGCCATTCCGCTTCATGCGCCGATGACAGCATGGCATTGCATGGTGTTGGCTGTTTCATTTGTGGTCCCGATTTTGATTGTTTCCGCCTTCATACACTATCTGAGGATGCGTACTCTGAAGTCCCTGGTCTTCTCGTCGCTTTGCAGTGGCTCCCCGCTTTTCACTTGGGCGATATGGGCGTCGCCAGCTTCGCACGCGCTGCTTCATTATTCTTGATCCCTTCAACCATGACAAGTCACCACCAATCTTCCAAGGCTGAACAAAACGGATGCAGGCAACGGCTCGAAGGCTATCTGTCGTGTCAGCGACGTCCACCCCGCCGTCGCCTGATCCCGGCCGTTCGCCCAACTAACAGCGTCTCTCGCCATGCCCTCTATGATAGCTAGACTAGACACGCTTGAAGCCTCCTTTGGGCATCGCCTTCCTGGAGTGCAACGACTGACTCGCCTTAAGTTTGAATGATTCACCGCCGTTCCAATCCCTGCCTTGCATTGATGGCGTGCTTCCTGTCAACCTGCCTGATGCTTGACGTTTACCCACCTAAAGCGAGTCTCCCGCGACCATGATCTTTTTAGCTCAGCGAAGTGATCCGATGCCCTGGTGGTTCCCATTTTTCGTGTTCGGGATGTGGTTGCTGATCAACAACTACAACAGCGCACGGACGGGCTGGCGAGCTTTTTCCGAGTGTTACGGCGGTAGGAGGAATCGGCCTAAAGGTCCTTCATTCGGATCTCCCTATATCTGTTTCAATGGGGCCTGGCGGTTTAGCTACAGCGGTGTCGTTCGTGTCGTTCCGAGCATTGACGGACTTTGGTTTTACACGGTGATCTACTTTCGCCCTTTCCATTCGCCCTTTTTCATTCCCTGGAGTTTGGTCACACATGTGGAGCCCTTGTCCATGTGGTATTGGCGAGGCTACAGAGTCCACATTCAGTCAGAGGCGGGATCTTTAGCGGTGCGATTGCGCTGGACTTTTAAAGACGCATTGCTTCGGTTTCGGCCCGACCTGCTCCAGGCAAGCTACACGCCCATGATCAGTCCGTCTCCCGAGACATGAGCGGTCACAACAAGCACCTCAAGGCGAACAAAAATGGGATGCAGACAACCGCTCTTTGACCTCGACGCTTTCCGCTCACGGTATCCTCATCCCAGTCGTTAGACATCTTGCGCATGAGTTCTCTCCATCCTGTTCAGTCACCGTCTAGCACTCAGCGCTACATCGCTCTTGGCTTGAGTGTGGTCACGCTATTGTGCGCACTATTGTATTGGCTGATTTATGCTTTTGTGACGGCACAGGCTTACGCAGGTGTTTACAATGGCCCGTTGCTTTTGATTATCGGCACGATTGTCACGTTGCCGCCAGCCTTCGTCTGCACGGTTATTGCGATGAGTTTGGTTGGCTGGCGACGCAGCAAGTTAGCGTGGATTTTACTTTCATCGTTTTCTTGGCCTTATATCGCTCTTTTCGTTTATGTGATTTGGTCTGAAGTGCGGAGTTTGTTCATATGACTGAGGCGATGTCTAACCATGAGCTACAACGAACCTGGGATGGATATGCAAGCATCCACTGTGAGGTGAATGCTAAGGCTCAACTTCCAAGCGAAGGTTGTGATTGTGCTTTCGAGCACAAAAGCCCTGGCGTTCTTTGACTTTCAAGGCATCCGATGGTGGCAGGAGCGCCTCAGCCGCGTGGCTCACTGATGCCTTGGCGAATGGAGATATCGCCTATTGCGTTGATTGCCAAGGATGAGGGCGTCTAACAAGCGATGCATGTCACCTGACGAATGATCTTTGTCAGGTGAAGAACGATCTTTGAGCGCTGACAAACGGCATTTGTAGGCTGACAAAAGACAAAAGTAAGGGCACAAAAGAGCTTTGTAAGCTGACAAAGATCAAATGCAGTCAGACATAGGCCATATGTCGGGCGAGATCCGCCGCATGTCTGACTGAAACAGACGTTTGTCGGGCGAGGAACGTGGAATGTCCGACTGGAAAAGTGATTTTTTGATGAGCTGTGAGAGCGGCCAGCTTCTCTTACGCTACTCCCTCGCCTTGAGCACGCCTACCATATCCAGCTTCTGCACCATGCGTCCGACCACCCAGAAGCAGGCTCCGGCGGCGGTGAGAATGACGAGGATGGCGATGCTGTAGGTCTTGTAGCTGATCAGCAGCGGCATGCGGATGGTCTCGGTGCTGATGGCGGCCATGATGAAGGTGGCGAGCCCGCGGCCGAAGAGCAGCCCCACGGGCAGAGCCACGAGGACGAGGATGGTGAGTTCTCCCAGAAGCACGCTGCCCACTTCTCTCTGCGTAAAGCCAACGACTCGAAGTGTGGCGAGGTCACGACCTCGTTCGGAGAGGGCGATGCGCGCACTGTTGTAAACGACGCCGAAGGCGACGATGACGGCGAGTGTTAGGTAGAGCTTACGGATGATGCCGATGCTTTCTCCCGTGGTGCTGCGGAATGCGGCAAGCTGTTCCTTCTTGACCAGAGTCACGGCGATCCGTGGGGTCTCCTTCACTTCGGTCATGAAGTCCGTCCACCGGTTTTGATCAACCGTGAGGTAGGCACCGCTGACGGAATCACCTTCCTGCATGAGGCGATGCAGGGCCTCTTTATCCATGTAGGCCGCCACCCCGGCAAAATCCTCGCGCAGACCGCTGATGGGCACATAACGCACGGGCCGTTTGCCTTCGAGGACCGAGACTTGAATTTCATCGCCCAGTTTAGCTCCGAGAATTTCGGCCAGCTTGGCTGACATGACGATACCATTTTCGGGAAGCTCGATCGGCTGCCCCTGCGTGTCGAGAAGCCGATTCAAACTCGATCCTTTGGCCACGCCGGTGATGGAGAGTTTACGGGTGTGATGGCCGAAGCTCAATCGGGCCTGCACCACACGCACGGGCTCGGCACGAATCACACCGGGCAGATGCTCCAGATCGTGAAGACCGCTGCCGCTGCTGGGCTCGATCAGAAAGGCGATGACATCCTGTCTCTGCACGTCATTCCACTGATAGGTGAGCAGGTAATCAATGCTATCCTCCATGCTGCCCGGAAGGACCATGAGCCCAGTGGCTAAGGAGAGGCCAAAGACGGTGAATACGGATTGCCAAGGACGCCGCTCAATATTGCGCAGCGCCATACGGAAGGCAGGGCCCGTGCCACGCGTGACGCCCAATCGCTCGAGCAGGCTGGGTTTGAAGTCTGCGGGAGGTTCGGGGCGCATGGCTTCGGCGGGTGGAAGCTTGACAGCCATCCAGACGACACTGAGCACCCCGAAAAAGGAAGCCCCTGCACTCACGGCCAGTGCGGTGCCGAGAGCGCTGTAGTCCATTTTGAAGTTCAGGGCAGGGAACCTGAAAAACAGCTCATACATGCTGATCAGCCCATTCCCCATAAAGCGCCCTGCGATCCCGCCCAGGATGGAACCCAACACGACAATGACCATGGCAAAACCCAGGTAGTGCCTCCCCACTTGCCAGGAGGAATAACCCAGGGCTTTGAGTTGAGCGATCTGCTCTCTTTGCAGTCGGACCAGGCGCGCAAGCACGGCATTGACCATGAACGCGGCGACACTGAGAAACACCACGGGATAAGCCACGGAGAGCGCATTGAGCACCCGCAATTCATCATCCAATCGTGCGGCGCTGCCGTGATCTTTGCGCGTGTAGGCACCGGCAGCACCATAGGACATGAGTAGCCGATCGAGCTCCGCCATCACGGGGCCTGCTTCCGTGCCGGGGGCGAGATCCACGACGAAGTCATTGAAAGCGCCATCCATGTTGTAGGCCACGGCAACGGCTCGGTAGTTCATCCAAAAGACTCCGAATCGTTTGTTATCCGGCAGTGTTTCACCAGCACGCGCTTCGAAGACGAATTCGGGGGAGAGTCCGATCCCCGTGA
The Prosthecobacter debontii DNA segment above includes these coding regions:
- a CDS encoding ABC transporter permease; the protein is MLTPLDLKLLRDVSRMKGQIVAVSLVMACGLAMMIMTRSLILTLESTRDAYYQRYRMSDVFGSLKRAPLSMKDRMAEIPGITAIETRVVLDAVLDLPGVLEPCTAHIVSLPEDRDPLLNQLFLRRGRIPRMDVRGEAVVSEAFALANKLDLGDSVYAIINGRRDRITVTGIGLSPEFVFEARAGETLPDNKRFGVFWMNYRAVAVAYNMDGAFNDFVVDLAPGTEAGPVMAELDRLLMSYGAAGAYTRKDHGSAARLDDELRVLNALSVAYPVVFLSVAAFMVNAVLARLVRLQREQIAQLKALGYSSWQVGRHYLGFAMVIVVLGSILGGIAGRFMGNGLISMYELFFRFPALNFKMDYSALGTALAVSAGASFFGVLSVVWMAVKLPPAEAMRPEPPADFKPSLLERLGVTRGTGPAFRMALRNIERRPWQSVFTVFGLSLATGLMVLPGSMEDSIDYLLTYQWNDVQRQDVIAFLIEPSSGSGLHDLEHLPGVIRAEPVRVVQARLSFGHHTRKLSITGVAKGSSLNRLLDTQGQPIELPENGIVMSAKLAEILGAKLGDEIQVSVLEGKRPVRYVPISGLREDFAGVAAYMDKEALHRLMQEGDSVSGAYLTVDQNRWTDFMTEVKETPRIAVTLVKKEQLAAFRSTTGESIGIIRKLYLTLAVIVAFGVVYNSARIALSERGRDLATLRVVGFTQREVGSVLLGELTILVLVALPVGLLFGRGLATFIMAAISTETIRMPLLISYKTYSIAILVILTAAGACFWVVGRMVQKLDMVGVLKARE